From Phoenix dactylifera cultivar Barhee BC4 unplaced genomic scaffold, palm_55x_up_171113_PBpolish2nd_filt_p 001325F, whole genome shotgun sequence, one genomic window encodes:
- the LOC103707576 gene encoding protein PYRICULARIA ORYZAE RESISTANCE 21-like: MAIPATQQAPQSAPIIAGRFEVTVSPPSFPSVIRVIKKANPDPSSPPTTLETKHPELGSAFNPAMAEKISTLELKVDLGCRYCYKKIQKTLCKLQERENIKTITYDKKNNTITISGPFDPEKLIKKLRCMACKVIIIIIIVKPPPPPTPTKPPPEPCKCCCKVCNNIKIISCDHHKDPKCTVTKKVIEDPTPEKKKDDKDKKPTEKETKKKVINDIEIIICEHPKCPDPCPPPCPPPCEPPCPPPCPPPCEPPCPPPCPPPCQPPCPPPCPPPCQPPICQVCCRMPSSGGHQGGSRCYSCGRIDGCVPDCPPMPFGGTSHGGYQFMLKEDPSPSCTIM, translated from the exons ATGGCAATTCCAGCCACCCAACAAGCCCCTCAAAGTGCTCCCATAATTGCTGGTAGGTTCGAGGTCACAGTCTCCCCTCCCTCTTTTCCGTCGGTCATTCGCGTTATAAAGAAGGCTAACCCAGACCCGTCTTCCCCGCCAACTACACTCGAAACCAAACATCCAGAATTAGGATCTGCCTTCAATCCAGCAATGGCGGAAAAG ATCTCCACGTTAGAGCTAAAAGTTGACCTAGGCTGCCGGTATTGCTAcaaaaagattcaaaagacTCTATGCAAGCTCCAAG AACGGGAGAACATAAAAACCATCACATATGACAAGAAGAACAATACTATCACAATCTCCGGCCCATTCGATCCCGAGAAGCTCATCAAGAAGCTCCGCTGCATGGCCTGCAAGGTGATCATAATCATAATAATTGtaaagccgccgccgccgccgacgcCGACAAAGCCGCCACCAGAACCATGCAAATGTTGTTGCAAGGTGTGCAACAACATTAAAATCATATCATGTGACCATCACAAGGATCCCAAATGTACGGTGACCAAGAAGGTGATCGAGGATCCTACTCCCGAGAAGAAAAAGGATGATAAGGATAAAAAACCTACCGAGAAAGAAACTAAAAAGAAGGTGATCAACGACATTGAGATCATAATATGTGAGCATCCAAAATGTCCGGATCCCTGCCCACCACCATGTCCACCACCGTGTGAACCACCGTGCCCACCACCATGTCCGCCACCGTGTGAACCACCGTGCCCACCACCATGCCCACCACCGTGCCAGCCACCATGTCCACCACCGTGTCCACCACCATGTCAACCACCAATTTGTCAGGTTTGTTGCAGGATGCCCTCCTCTGGGGGGCACCAAGGAGGGTCTCGGTGTTACTCTTGTGGAAGGATCGACGGATGCGTGCCTGATTGTCCACCAATGCCCTTTGGTGGAACCTCTCATGGAGGATACCAGTTCATGTTGAAGGAGGATCCATCACCGTCATGTACCATCATGTAA